A stretch of the Dyella telluris genome encodes the following:
- a CDS encoding peptide MFS transporter yields the protein MAIQNPPVSQTRSFSTVFLIEMWERFGFYGMQVLMVTYMMKKLGFVDSKANLVWGAAAALIYATPAIGGWVGDKLIGTRRTMVTGAVVLALGYAMLWIPSDNPTLLYTALGVIIVGNGFFKPNAGNLVRKIYEGDDVRIDSAFTIYYMAVNVGSMVSMTATPWIRDYVAAHYGDAMGWHTAFGSCAVGLALGLINYSLMHRTLAHIGSQPDEQPVQAKRALALVVASLAIVAIAAFILQSLLAAKICVYLAGVVILGIFVHLIRTAGKSERAGLISALVLTVQTIFFFIFYAQMATSLNLFAQKNVNLSFDVFGIHLFNWIPEQYQNLNAIWIVVLSPVLVAIYNTLGRAGKDPSVAAKFAFGFAAVALGFFMYGFGAMSAVDGQVSSWTMIWGYGLYSLGELLVSGLGLAMIARYVPARMGGFMMGAYYVAVGISQYLGSVVANLAAMPENISSPVESLNIYVSLFNKLGFVGIACTLVAVVMLPLMNKLSRSHSEAHTPLPAVHSEEV from the coding sequence ATGGCAATCCAGAATCCACCGGTCTCGCAGACCCGCTCGTTCAGCACCGTGTTCCTGATCGAGATGTGGGAGCGCTTCGGCTTCTACGGCATGCAGGTGCTCATGGTCACCTACATGATGAAGAAGCTCGGCTTCGTCGACAGCAAGGCCAACCTCGTATGGGGCGCCGCCGCCGCCCTGATCTACGCCACGCCCGCCATTGGCGGCTGGGTCGGCGACAAGCTCATCGGCACCCGTCGCACCATGGTCACCGGCGCCGTCGTGCTGGCACTGGGCTACGCGATGCTGTGGATTCCTTCGGACAATCCCACGCTGCTGTACACCGCGCTGGGCGTGATCATCGTCGGCAACGGCTTCTTCAAGCCCAACGCCGGCAACCTGGTGCGCAAGATCTATGAGGGCGACGACGTCCGCATCGACAGCGCATTCACCATCTACTACATGGCGGTGAACGTCGGCTCGATGGTCTCGATGACGGCCACGCCGTGGATCCGTGACTACGTTGCCGCGCACTACGGCGATGCCATGGGCTGGCACACCGCCTTCGGCTCCTGCGCCGTGGGCCTGGCACTGGGCCTGATCAACTACTCGCTGATGCACCGCACCCTGGCGCACATCGGTTCGCAGCCGGATGAGCAGCCGGTGCAGGCCAAGCGCGCGCTTGCGCTGGTGGTGGCTTCGCTGGCCATCGTCGCCATCGCTGCCTTCATCCTGCAGAGCCTGCTGGCCGCGAAGATCTGCGTGTACCTTGCCGGCGTGGTGATCCTGGGCATTTTCGTGCACCTGATCCGCACCGCCGGAAAGAGCGAGCGCGCCGGCCTCATCTCCGCGCTGGTGCTCACCGTGCAGACCATCTTCTTCTTCATCTTCTACGCGCAGATGGCGACCTCGCTGAACCTGTTCGCGCAGAAGAACGTCAACCTCTCGTTCGACGTGTTTGGCATCCACCTGTTCAACTGGATCCCGGAGCAGTACCAGAACCTCAATGCGATCTGGATCGTGGTGCTCAGCCCGGTGCTGGTGGCGATCTACAACACGCTCGGCCGCGCCGGCAAGGATCCGTCGGTGGCTGCCAAGTTCGCCTTCGGCTTCGCCGCCGTGGCACTGGGCTTCTTCATGTACGGCTTCGGCGCCATGAGCGCGGTGGATGGCCAGGTGTCCTCCTGGACCATGATCTGGGGCTATGGGCTTTACTCGCTGGGCGAGCTGCTGGTGAGCGGCCTGGGCCTGGCCATGATCGCCCGCTACGTGCCGGCCCGCATGGGCGGCTTCATGATGGGTGCGTACTACGTGGCCGTGGGCATCTCGCAGTACCTGGGCAGCGTGGTCGCCAACCTGGCCGCCATGCCGGAAAACATCAGCAGCCCGGTCGAGTCGCTGAACATCTACGTCAGCCTGTTCAACAAGCTCGGCTTCGTCGGCATCGCCTGCACGCTGGTTGCCGTGGTCATGCTGCCGCTGATGAACAAGCTGTCGCGCAGTCATTCCGAAGCGCACACGCCGCTGCCGGCCGTGCACAGCGAAGAAGTCTGA
- a CDS encoding GspH/FimT family pseudopilin, with amino-acid sequence MRSQRGYTLVELSITAAVLVTLLVIAVPNFSSMLRGQQIRNAALDVASTITYARSEAVKRNTLVNVTAATAGWKGGWAVAPASASTIRSHDAFSGIAITEANGNTQFQFGGNGRMQQPLNLKFTVAPATSTAHVQSLCISVGTTGRALTTTGACS; translated from the coding sequence ATGCGCTCTCAACGCGGATACACCCTGGTCGAACTGAGCATCACCGCGGCGGTGCTGGTCACGCTGCTGGTGATCGCCGTGCCGAACTTTTCCAGCATGCTGCGTGGCCAGCAGATCAGGAACGCCGCGCTGGACGTGGCGTCCACCATTACGTATGCGCGCAGCGAGGCGGTCAAGCGCAACACGCTGGTGAACGTAACGGCCGCCACGGCGGGATGGAAAGGAGGCTGGGCGGTTGCGCCGGCGTCCGCGTCAACCATTCGCAGCCATGACGCTTTCAGCGGCATCGCCATTACGGAAGCAAACGGCAACACCCAGTTCCAGTTTGGCGGCAACGGTCGGATGCAGCAGCCGTTGAACCTGAAGTTCACCGTTGCGCCGGCGACATCCACCGCGCACGTGCAATCGCTGTGCATCAGCGTCGGGACCACGGGCCGGGCGTTGACCACGACGGGAGCCTGCTCATGA
- a CDS encoding pilus assembly protein, translating into MRLNRHLLRFMPVALLAAAAGVLSPSAVAEDIDIYAPALNQQPGGAPNVVISLDTSDAWNGGVSFTCPLVNGVNPNATNKKAASVSGFVQCALYQAVYSLGQNPSLAGNIDIGMMRYNIAPNDGLANTGAKFSGSGGSFKFPSTIGSKNTQGPAPQPLPVIGGATGSAGATNLTNLLGTIQGLDSTADGANNQNAGTAFQEVWAYYAAKVGLSNENYSSLTNSNYCRRNYQIFVAGAFTNTKAGANVDWATPLQAAGATTAQQQIVTIPPPYNKYQGQGGDPEWARFMYQTDLSNGLDPSGIENIITYTIVVTDGSNPDLVQYLTTTAANGGGKAFVVNVNDVSAVNELVTAFSTIFNEVEAVNSVFSSVSLPLSANNEGTYNNQFFYGMFRPESSFLPRWWGNLKQYQAGYVSGTLVLTDANGQSAVNSTTGFITPGAVSFWTTTTNKVGTAQWPATGYWYNTYLTKNKNFGSGATTDAFDSPDGSLVEKGAAAEVLRGVNLASDVRTVYTCANSGGGCTANMGPDLFATTNSTLAASATFTTSTSTVPTTTTLINWVRGQDLAGNETEPGPYGLNPMTAPSPALPIGATSTARPSIHGDVLHSQPAVINYGGNVVVFYGSNDGMFHAVNGNQTGNITSGTTTVPPGGELWSFVAPEFFPKLVRLYNNSPVAKFGANPPTGSIAKDYFMDGSPATFQDNRPASTTYGKKYIYLTPRRGGSFIYAFDVTDPVNPTFLWEKTLATLPELGQAWSRPVVAMAAGLKISGTATDHPVLVMGGGYDPAEDIDPYVGPDTHGRSIFVLDAVTGDTVWVAQPSCANAPTNASGRAVTCVAVSGMQYAIPSQLTLLDRNGDGYIDRIYAPDQGGNIWRVDLPTSGVSAWSVSKLASLGGTGNNARKFFYPVDVVTTSSYDVVTASSGDREHPLYSAATGSATQVQNAFFSIYDPNVGTSVPSGWTPITENNLTLTFTSGSAPVAYNQSTAKSTSGGVSQGFFVNYQPGEKGVNAPTIVAGYAYFGTNTPTNPSSAPVCTANLGIARGYAINVFTGLGMNGNGFVTFGGGGMPPTPVFGFVQIGSGVVAVLTGGGNQQGSGGGAAGASSDIDVTQVSPPALHTRKRTYWYKEGVK; encoded by the coding sequence ATGCGCCTGAATCGCCACCTGCTTCGTTTCATGCCCGTTGCCTTGCTTGCCGCAGCGGCAGGCGTGCTGTCGCCTTCGGCAGTTGCGGAAGACATCGACATCTACGCGCCTGCGCTCAATCAGCAGCCGGGTGGTGCGCCGAATGTGGTCATTTCGCTGGATACGTCGGACGCGTGGAACGGTGGCGTGTCCTTCACGTGTCCGCTGGTCAACGGAGTGAACCCCAACGCCACCAACAAGAAGGCGGCGTCGGTCTCGGGTTTCGTCCAGTGCGCGCTGTATCAGGCGGTTTACAGCCTTGGCCAGAATCCTTCGCTGGCGGGCAACATCGATATCGGCATGATGCGTTACAACATCGCGCCCAATGATGGCCTTGCCAATACGGGAGCGAAATTCTCCGGCTCGGGCGGTTCGTTCAAGTTTCCTTCCACGATTGGCTCGAAGAACACGCAGGGCCCCGCACCGCAGCCCTTGCCGGTGATCGGTGGGGCGACCGGATCGGCCGGCGCCACCAATCTGACCAATCTGCTGGGCACCATCCAGGGGCTGGATTCCACCGCTGACGGCGCCAACAACCAGAACGCCGGCACGGCCTTCCAGGAAGTGTGGGCTTACTACGCGGCCAAGGTGGGTCTTTCCAACGAGAACTACTCGTCGCTCACCAACTCGAACTATTGCCGCAGGAATTACCAGATCTTCGTTGCCGGTGCCTTCACCAACACCAAGGCGGGCGCCAACGTTGACTGGGCCACCCCGCTGCAGGCGGCGGGCGCCACGACGGCGCAGCAGCAGATCGTCACCATTCCCCCGCCGTACAACAAGTATCAGGGGCAAGGCGGCGACCCGGAGTGGGCACGCTTCATGTACCAGACGGACCTGTCCAACGGACTGGATCCCAGCGGCATCGAGAACATCATCACCTACACCATCGTGGTGACGGACGGCAGCAACCCGGATCTCGTCCAGTACCTCACGACGACGGCGGCCAATGGCGGGGGCAAGGCGTTTGTTGTCAACGTGAATGACGTCAGCGCGGTGAATGAACTGGTCACCGCGTTCTCCACCATCTTCAACGAAGTGGAAGCCGTGAATAGCGTGTTTTCATCGGTGAGCTTGCCGCTGAGCGCGAACAACGAAGGCACGTACAACAACCAGTTCTTCTACGGCATGTTTCGCCCGGAGAGCAGTTTCCTGCCGCGGTGGTGGGGCAACCTCAAGCAATACCAGGCCGGTTATGTCAGCGGCACGCTGGTGCTTACCGATGCCAATGGCCAGTCGGCGGTGAACTCAACCACCGGCTTCATCACGCCCGGGGCCGTGAGCTTCTGGACCACGACGACGAACAAGGTCGGAACGGCGCAATGGCCCGCGACGGGGTATTGGTACAACACCTATCTCACCAAGAACAAAAATTTTGGTTCGGGCGCCACGACCGACGCCTTCGACTCGCCCGATGGCTCGCTGGTGGAGAAGGGCGCCGCGGCGGAAGTGCTGCGCGGCGTGAACCTGGCCAGTGACGTGCGCACGGTTTACACCTGTGCCAACAGTGGTGGCGGATGCACGGCCAACATGGGTCCGGATCTTTTCGCCACAACCAACAGCACGCTGGCGGCGAGTGCGACGTTCACCACGAGCACCAGCACGGTGCCCACCACCACCACGCTGATCAACTGGGTGCGCGGACAAGACCTGGCCGGCAATGAAACCGAGCCGGGTCCGTACGGACTCAATCCCATGACGGCGCCATCTCCCGCGTTGCCAATCGGTGCCACATCCACGGCCCGCCCGTCCATTCACGGCGACGTGCTGCATTCGCAGCCGGCGGTGATCAACTATGGGGGCAACGTTGTCGTGTTCTATGGCTCCAATGACGGCATGTTCCATGCGGTCAACGGCAACCAGACCGGCAATATCACCAGTGGCACGACCACGGTGCCGCCGGGCGGCGAGTTGTGGTCGTTCGTGGCGCCGGAGTTTTTCCCCAAGCTGGTGCGTCTGTACAACAACAGCCCGGTGGCCAAGTTCGGCGCCAATCCTCCGACCGGTTCCATCGCGAAGGATTACTTCATGGACGGTTCCCCGGCAACGTTCCAGGACAACCGCCCGGCCAGCACCACCTATGGCAAGAAGTACATCTATCTGACGCCGAGGCGCGGCGGTTCGTTCATCTATGCCTTTGACGTCACCGACCCGGTCAATCCCACGTTCCTCTGGGAAAAGACCCTGGCCACTCTGCCTGAACTGGGCCAGGCCTGGTCGCGGCCCGTGGTGGCAATGGCGGCCGGCCTGAAGATCAGCGGCACGGCAACCGATCACCCGGTGCTGGTCATGGGCGGTGGTTATGACCCTGCTGAAGATATCGACCCCTATGTGGGGCCAGATACCCATGGACGTAGCATCTTCGTGCTTGACGCCGTTACGGGGGATACCGTCTGGGTGGCGCAGCCGTCGTGCGCTAACGCACCAACGAATGCCTCGGGCAGAGCGGTGACCTGCGTGGCGGTATCGGGCATGCAGTACGCCATTCCGTCGCAGCTGACCTTGCTGGATCGCAATGGCGATGGTTACATCGACCGCATTTACGCCCCGGACCAGGGGGGCAACATCTGGCGTGTGGATCTACCCACCAGCGGTGTATCCGCCTGGTCGGTGTCGAAGCTGGCCAGCCTCGGTGGCACCGGTAACAACGCGCGCAAGTTCTTCTATCCGGTCGATGTGGTGACCACCTCGTCGTATGACGTGGTGACCGCATCGTCGGGCGATCGCGAGCACCCGCTCTACTCGGCGGCCACGGGCTCGGCCACGCAGGTGCAGAACGCGTTCTTCTCCATTTATGACCCGAACGTCGGTACGTCCGTACCTTCAGGCTGGACGCCGATCACGGAGAACAACCTCACCCTGACGTTTACCAGCGGCAGTGCACCGGTCGCGTATAACCAGTCCACGGCCAAATCCACGTCGGGTGGTGTCAGCCAGGGCTTCTTCGTCAACTACCAGCCGGGCGAGAAGGGCGTGAACGCGCCGACCATCGTGGCCGGTTACGCGTACTTCGGTACCAACACGCCGACCAACCCCAGCTCCGCACCGGTATGCACGGCCAACCTTGGCATCGCCCGCGGTTATGCCATCAACGTATTCACCGGCCTGGGCATGAACGGCAACGGCTTCGTGACCTTCGGCGGTGGCGGCATGCCGCCCACGCCGGTGTTCGGCTTTGTGCAGATCGGCTCGGGCGTGGTCGCGGTGTTGACGGGTGGCGGCAACCAGCAGGGATCAGGCGGCGGTGCGGCGGGCGCGTCCTCGGACATCGACGTAACCCAGGTGTCGCCGCCGGCCCTGCACACCCGCAAGCGAACCTACTGGTACAAGGAAGGCGTGAAGTAA
- a CDS encoding ATP-binding protein produces MKRPSTQQRIGPRTLFRSLAWLRICAIAGQSTAVLVCALWMHMDIPLLPLMVGIGLLAVFAVFAAWRLTQPWPIRQWETILHVGVDTLVLGYLLHFTGGASNPFITLLLIPIALSAAALTVNAVLAVAALVGAAYMVLLFWYVPLPVPMHSTAEFSLHVLGMGVNFVIMAVLLGFFINRLARAVRLQQMEMQRVRERALRDEGILAIATQAAGAAHELNTPLSTMRTLLPELRREHAGDTALAEDLELLEGQVDRCRTILREMVAFGKAQLSQEPEQLTVDSFIHGCLERFQLLRPEADLALALDQEAARTVLRTPPGLRHALLNLLNNAADASALNQSQAVALTVRRDGGWLELIVADHGPGFADPTGELSELGRSHKQTGLGIGLALAEATAERLAGELIALNTGHGAQMRLRLPLAVIAAS; encoded by the coding sequence ATGAAACGCCCTTCCACCCAGCAACGCATCGGCCCCCGCACCCTGTTCCGCAGCCTTGCCTGGCTGCGCATCTGCGCCATCGCCGGCCAGAGCACCGCCGTGCTCGTGTGTGCGCTGTGGATGCACATGGACATCCCGCTGCTGCCGCTGATGGTGGGCATCGGCCTGCTCGCGGTGTTTGCCGTGTTTGCGGCCTGGCGCCTCACCCAGCCCTGGCCCATCCGTCAGTGGGAAACCATCCTGCACGTCGGCGTGGATACGCTGGTGCTCGGCTACCTGCTGCATTTCACTGGCGGTGCCAGCAACCCGTTCATCACGCTGCTGCTGATCCCCATCGCACTGAGCGCGGCGGCCCTGACCGTCAACGCCGTGCTCGCCGTGGCGGCGCTAGTGGGTGCGGCCTACATGGTGCTGCTGTTCTGGTACGTGCCGCTGCCGGTGCCGATGCATTCCACCGCGGAGTTCTCGCTGCACGTGCTCGGCATGGGCGTGAACTTCGTGATCATGGCGGTGCTGCTGGGCTTCTTCATCAACCGGCTGGCGCGTGCCGTGCGCCTGCAGCAGATGGAGATGCAGCGTGTTCGCGAACGCGCCTTGCGCGATGAAGGCATTCTGGCCATTGCCACGCAGGCCGCCGGCGCCGCCCATGAGCTGAACACGCCACTGTCCACCATGCGCACCCTGCTGCCTGAGCTGCGCCGCGAACATGCCGGCGACACCGCACTCGCCGAGGATCTGGAACTGCTCGAGGGCCAGGTCGACCGCTGCCGCACCATCCTTCGCGAGATGGTGGCGTTCGGCAAGGCGCAGCTGTCGCAGGAGCCCGAACAACTCACCGTGGACAGCTTCATCCACGGGTGTCTTGAGCGCTTCCAGCTGCTGCGTCCGGAAGCCGACCTGGCACTCGCGCTCGACCAGGAAGCCGCCCGTACCGTGCTGCGTACGCCACCAGGCCTGCGCCATGCCCTGCTCAACCTGCTGAACAACGCGGCCGACGCCTCGGCGCTGAACCAGTCCCAGGCGGTAGCCCTGACCGTACGGCGGGACGGCGGCTGGCTGGAGCTGATCGTCGCCGATCACGGCCCCGGCTTTGCCGACCCCACCGGGGAACTGTCTGAACTTGGCCGCTCCCACAAGCAGACCGGCCTGGGTATCGGGCTGGCCCTTGCCGAGGCCACGGCAGAGCGGCTGGCCGGCGAGCTGATCGCACTCAACACCGGTCACGGTGCCCAGATGCGGCTGCGCTTGCCGCTGGCCGTGATCGCCGCGTCATAA
- a CDS encoding PilW family protein, which produces MTRRPDIFRPSRRVCGTTPLSQRGLSLIELMVAMAIGLVMLATLASLYASNSKTHNEFSKTSAQVENGRFAIQSIEQDVAQSGFYGRASLVASSPSYIDPDPCATAKTLLGFSASPTLTLPNGVVGMVYGAAVPSCLSSYNVAPNSEILIVRYASGDASASVDTTNYFLQLSQCSQDLAPLAFDTAASAFTLQTLACNGTKAEIRKYVERIYFLSTCDTCTPNSDNIPTLKVAELSNGALVVSSLVQGIQDIHYSYGIDRDQNGSPDCYVDDPTIDNTANCGTISPTYSWVNPVTNWYNVTAVRVSVLARNVDPTVGWTDTRSYSIGRTVVDGGAVADGPYNDTYKRHVYTTLARVWNTGGLREMQ; this is translated from the coding sequence ATGACCCGCAGGCCTGACATCTTCCGTCCATCGCGCCGGGTATGCGGTACGACGCCGCTGTCGCAGCGAGGCCTGTCGCTGATCGAGTTGATGGTCGCCATGGCCATCGGCCTGGTCATGCTGGCGACGCTGGCATCCTTGTATGCATCCAACAGCAAGACGCACAACGAGTTCAGCAAGACCTCCGCGCAGGTGGAGAACGGTCGCTTCGCGATCCAGTCCATCGAGCAGGATGTCGCCCAGTCCGGCTTCTACGGGCGTGCAAGCCTGGTCGCGTCATCGCCAAGCTATATCGACCCGGACCCTTGCGCCACCGCGAAGACCTTGTTGGGATTCAGCGCGTCGCCCACGCTGACCTTGCCCAATGGCGTGGTGGGCATGGTCTACGGAGCGGCGGTGCCCTCGTGCCTCAGCAGCTACAACGTGGCGCCGAATTCCGAAATCCTCATCGTGCGTTATGCATCGGGGGATGCGTCGGCAAGTGTCGATACCACCAATTATTTTCTGCAGCTGTCGCAGTGCAGCCAGGACCTGGCGCCGCTGGCGTTCGACACGGCAGCCAGTGCCTTCACGCTGCAGACGCTGGCCTGCAACGGCACCAAGGCCGAGATCCGCAAGTACGTGGAACGCATCTACTTCCTTTCTACCTGCGATACCTGCACACCCAACAGCGACAACATCCCCACGTTGAAGGTGGCCGAACTGAGCAATGGGGCGCTGGTCGTGTCATCGCTGGTGCAGGGCATCCAGGATATCCATTACAGCTACGGCATCGATCGTGACCAGAACGGTTCGCCCGATTGCTACGTGGACGATCCGACGATCGACAACACGGCGAACTGCGGCACGATCTCCCCGACGTACAGCTGGGTCAACCCGGTCACCAACTGGTACAACGTGACCGCCGTGCGCGTGAGCGTGCTGGCCCGGAACGTGGATCCCACGGTGGGGTGGACCGATACGCGCAGCTACAGCATCGGCCGTACCGTGGTCGATGGCGGCGCGGTGGCCGACGGCCCGTACAACGATACCTACAAGCGTCATGTCTACACCACGCTTGCGCGCGTGTGGAACACCGGTGGCCTGCGGGAGATGCAGTGA
- a CDS encoding pilus assembly PilX family protein: MKRSTSARRGQRGFTLITTLIFLLIFMVSAVSMVGVSMVDVKVASNQQFQLEAHTAAQQGIEYVVSQPFTQTLITTTTSVPVPLYSSSATYTAQVLAPVCEAVTPAIIPSPPTTPQDQACAGSSGYSTSGLINSGPTTSATCSDTQWDVQSTVNDATFSATSVVLHQGISARMYTIPARAVCK, encoded by the coding sequence ATGAAACGATCAACCTCCGCGCGACGCGGTCAGCGCGGCTTTACGCTGATCACCACGCTGATCTTCCTGCTGATCTTCATGGTGTCGGCTGTTTCGATGGTTGGCGTCAGCATGGTCGACGTCAAGGTGGCCAGTAATCAGCAGTTCCAGCTTGAAGCGCATACCGCGGCCCAGCAGGGCATCGAGTATGTAGTGAGCCAGCCCTTCACGCAGACCCTGATCACGACCACCACCAGTGTGCCTGTGCCGCTGTACAGCAGTAGCGCAACCTATACCGCGCAGGTGTTGGCGCCCGTCTGCGAGGCGGTGACGCCGGCGATCATTCCGTCGCCGCCCACCACGCCCCAGGACCAGGCATGCGCGGGTAGCAGCGGGTATTCCACCAGTGGGCTCATCAACTCAGGCCCCACCACCAGTGCCACGTGCTCGGACACGCAGTGGGACGTGCAGTCCACCGTGAATGACGCCACCTTCTCGGCAACCTCCGTTGTGCTTCATCAGGGCATTTCGGCGCGCATGTACACCATACCCGCCAGAGCCGTATGCAAATGA
- a CDS encoding diacylglycerol kinase, translating into MAASGFRGPRQIWNAFKWSMKGLQAGWRHEASFRLEVCLAVVLVPLGLWLGNGPLEKIALVLPPVLVLSAELLNSAVEAVVDKVSPEFHELAGRAKDMGSAAVFLLLAMTALTWGLILWPRWA; encoded by the coding sequence ATGGCTGCCAGCGGTTTCCGAGGGCCCCGGCAAATCTGGAATGCCTTCAAGTGGTCCATGAAAGGGCTGCAGGCGGGCTGGCGCCACGAGGCGTCGTTCCGGCTGGAGGTCTGCCTCGCCGTGGTGCTGGTGCCGTTGGGCCTGTGGCTGGGCAATGGTCCGCTGGAAAAAATCGCCCTGGTGCTGCCGCCCGTGCTGGTGCTGTCCGCCGAACTGCTCAACTCGGCCGTGGAGGCCGTGGTCGACAAGGTAAGCCCGGAGTTCCATGAACTGGCCGGTCGCGCCAAGGACATGGGCTCGGCCGCGGTGTTCCTGCTGCTGGCCATGACCGCGCTGACCTGGGGCCTTATCCTGTGGCCGCGCTGGGCCTGA
- a CDS encoding LemA family protein, giving the protein MKLLRTLALLLVIAGLSGCGYNAIQRQDEAVKGSWSEVLNQYQRRADLVPNLVNTVKGYAQHEERVLTEVTNARAKVGSTQLTTDDLNNPEKLKQFQAAQGELSSALSRLMVVSENYPQLKADGLFQNLQAQLEGTENRITVARNRYVKEVQEYNSMIRTFPNNLTAKMFGYQVKPNFSVENEKAISTAPTVDFGSPAPAPAASAH; this is encoded by the coding sequence ATGAAACTTCTTCGTACCCTTGCTTTGCTGCTGGTCATCGCCGGCCTGTCGGGCTGCGGTTACAACGCCATCCAGCGCCAGGACGAGGCAGTCAAGGGCTCCTGGTCCGAGGTGCTCAACCAGTACCAGCGTCGCGCCGACCTGGTACCCAACCTGGTCAATACGGTGAAGGGCTACGCGCAGCACGAAGAGCGCGTGCTCACCGAAGTCACCAATGCGCGCGCCAAGGTGGGCAGCACGCAGCTGACCACCGATGACCTGAACAACCCCGAGAAGCTCAAGCAGTTCCAGGCCGCGCAGGGCGAGCTGTCCAGCGCGTTGTCGCGGCTGATGGTGGTCAGCGAGAACTACCCGCAGCTCAAGGCCGATGGCCTGTTCCAGAACCTGCAGGCGCAGCTGGAAGGCACCGAAAACCGCATCACCGTGGCGCGCAACCGCTACGTGAAAGAGGTGCAGGAATACAACTCGATGATCCGCACCTTCCCGAACAACCTCACGGCGAAGATGTTCGGTTACCAGGTGAAGCCGAACTTCTCGGTCGAGAACGAGAAGGCCATCTCCACGGCACCGACGGTTGACTTCGGCAGCCCGGCACCGGCACCCGCCGCTTCGGCGCACTGA
- the pilV gene encoding type IV pilus modification protein PilV, giving the protein MKDQRGIMLIEVLVSMFIAAIALLGTIALSMNSSRSQMESYQRVQALTLVQDMVSRINANRQVAACYSNGATGTVTNTTLPTCSTSIVSGSTTQQQSTANADLTAWQSELQGAAEVNGGVKAGAMIGAIGCITQTDAVNNVYSVTVAWQGLSSTVVNSYLTCGSGSFGASDALRRAVTVQVRIGNLSS; this is encoded by the coding sequence ATGAAGGATCAACGGGGCATCATGCTGATCGAGGTGCTGGTGTCGATGTTCATCGCGGCGATTGCCCTGCTGGGCACGATCGCGCTGTCCATGAATTCGTCGCGCAGCCAGATGGAGTCCTATCAGCGTGTGCAGGCGCTGACGTTGGTGCAGGACATGGTGTCGCGCATCAATGCGAATCGACAGGTGGCGGCCTGTTATTCCAATGGAGCCACCGGCACGGTGACCAATACCACGCTGCCGACGTGTTCCACCTCGATTGTGTCGGGCAGCACCACGCAGCAACAGTCGACGGCCAACGCCGATCTCACCGCATGGCAGAGCGAGTTGCAGGGTGCGGCCGAGGTCAACGGTGGCGTGAAGGCCGGCGCCATGATCGGCGCCATCGGGTGCATCACCCAGACGGATGCCGTCAACAATGTGTACAGCGTTACGGTGGCCTGGCAGGGGCTGTCGTCCACCGTGGTGAACAGCTACCTCACCTGCGGCTCGGGGAGCTTTGGCGCCAGCGATGCGCTCAGGCGCGCCGTCACGGTCCAGGTGCGCATCGGGAACCTCAGCTCATGA
- a CDS encoding response regulator transcription factor — protein sequence MSDQQLLIIDDDATFARVLARAMSSRGFDVITASNADEARALTRRHQPRYCVLDLKLGEENGLRLIPELQALVPEIRVLLLTGYASIATAVEAIKRGAHDYLAKPVDADAVVRALLDGDTAVGEDDVIDAPEAPLALRRLEWEHIQRVLTECDGNISETARRLGMHRRTLQRKLSKHPVRERPDHEE from the coding sequence ATGAGCGACCAGCAACTACTCATTATCGATGACGACGCCACTTTTGCCCGCGTGCTGGCACGCGCCATGAGTTCGCGCGGTTTCGACGTCATCACCGCCAGCAATGCGGACGAAGCCCGTGCGCTTACGCGCCGCCACCAGCCCCGCTACTGCGTGCTCGACCTGAAGCTGGGCGAAGAGAACGGCCTGCGCCTGATTCCGGAACTGCAGGCTCTGGTGCCCGAAATCCGCGTGCTGCTGTTGACCGGCTATGCCTCCATCGCCACCGCCGTGGAAGCCATCAAGCGTGGCGCCCACGATTATCTGGCCAAGCCCGTCGACGCCGATGCCGTGGTGCGCGCCCTGCTCGACGGCGACACCGCCGTGGGCGAAGACGACGTGATCGACGCGCCGGAAGCCCCGCTCGCCCTGCGCCGGCTGGAGTGGGAACACATCCAGCGCGTGCTCACCGAGTGCGACGGCAATATTTCGGAAACCGCGCGTCGCCTGGGCATGCACCGCCGCACGCTGCAGCGCAAGCTGAGCAAGCATCCGGTGCGCGAGCGTCCCGATCACGAGGAGTGA